A window of the Arachis duranensis cultivar V14167 chromosome 5, aradu.V14167.gnm2.J7QH, whole genome shotgun sequence genome harbors these coding sequences:
- the LOC107489013 gene encoding germin-like protein subfamily 1 member 1 has translation MMISKMRTNFHSLPLLLFALYLLWGKCRSDPDPLQDYCVANNNNNFFINGVPCINPKEVSASHFATSALSKPGNTSNTFGFAVTPTNTVNLPGLNTLGLVLVRVDIEADGVIPPHSHPRASEVTTCLKGQLLVGFIDTSGRVFTQNLRPGESFVFPKGLIHFLYNRDSKEPVLALSGLNSQNPGAQVASVATFASKPPILNAILAKAFQISAQEVEIIRQKLEG, from the coding sequence ATGATGATATCTAAAATGAGAACCAATTTTCACTCACTTCCTCTTCTATTGTTTGCCCTTTACCTTCTATGGGGGAAATGTAGATCAGATCCTGATCCACTTCAAGATTATTGTGTTgccaataacaataacaattttTTCATCAATGGGGTTCCTTGTATTAACCCTAAAGAAGTTTCGGCATCCCATTTTGCCACGTCAGCATTATCCAAACCAGGTAACACAAGCAACACATTTGGCTTTGCAGTTACCCCCACCAACACAGTAAACCTTCCCGGGCTCAACACATTGGGCCTTGTGTTGGTCCGGGTCGACATTGAGGCCGACGGGGTAATTCCACCTCACTCGCACCCGCGGGCCTCGGAAGTCACAACTTGCCTAAAGGGCCAGCTTCTAGTGGGCTTTATAGACACATCTGGCCGTGTATTCACTCAAAACCTAAGGCCCGGTGAGTCATTTGTGTTCCCAAAGGGCCTGATTCATTTCCTTTACAATAGAGATTCTAAGGAACCGGTTCTTGCTTTATCTGGTCTCAATAGCCAGAACCCTGGTGCACAAGTTGCATCCGTTGCAACATTTGCTAGCAAGCCTCCAATTCTTAATGCAATTCTTGCCAAGGCATTTCAGATTAGTGCACAAGAAGTAGAAATAATACGTCAGAAACTTGAAGGGTGA
- the LOC107489024 gene encoding probable galacturonosyltransferase-like 9 encodes MIPLRLSAVVLPLIVCILLPPFTLGIRSFPTATAATTTVALHSLLRFSEAPDYRNGAGCLATTATTTSDDPSLVHIAMTLDSGYLRGSIAAVHSVLRHSSCPENIFFHFIAAEFDSASPRILTRLVRSTFPSLNFKVYIFREDTVINLISSSIRQALENPLNYARNYLGDMLDSSISRVIYLDSDIVVVDDIHKLWNVTLTENRVIGAPEYCHANFTKYFTDEFWLDPLLSRVFGHRKPCYFNTGVMVMDLVRWREGNYRKRIENWMELQRKKRIYELGSLPPFLLVFAGNVEAIDHRWNQHGLGGDNVNGVCRSLHPGPVSLLHWSGKGKPWVRLDEKKPCPLDRLWEPYDLFKPQLVNGGGRGGITREQPWSFSSSILVGYSHDLL; translated from the coding sequence ATGATTCCGCTACGGTTAAGCGCCGTCGTTTTGCCCCTCATTGTCTGTATCTTATTACCACCATTCACACTCGGGATCCGTTCCTTTCCGACAGCCACCGCCGCCACCACCACCGTCGCCCTCCACAGCCTTCTTCGCTTCTCCGAAGCTCCTGACTACCGCAACGGCGCCGGATGCCTCGCCACCACAGCCACCACGACCTCCGATGACCCCTCCTTAGTCCACATCGCCATGACACTGGACTCCGGCTACCTGCGGGGTTCCATCGCCGCCGTACACTCAGTCCTCCGGCACTCGTCGTGTCCGGAAAACATCTTCTTCCACTTCATCGCAGCCGAGTTCGACTCAGCGAGTCCACGAATCCTAACTCGGCTGGTTCGATCGACATTCCCTTCGTTGAACTTCAAGGTTTACATCTTCAGAGAAGACACCGTCATCAACCTAATCTCCTCTTCAATCCGTCaagccctagaaaaccctctCAACTACGCAAGAAACTATCTCGGCGACATGCTCGACTCTTCAATCTCCAGAGTCATCTACCTTGACTCCGATATCGTCGTCGTCGACGACATCCACAAGCTCTGGAACGTAACCCTAACGGAGAATCGAGTGATCGGAGCGCCAGAATATTGCCACGCGAATTTCACCAAGTACTTCACCGACGAGTTCTGGTTGGATCCGTTGCTATCTCGAGTGTTCGGTCACAGAAAACCGTGCTATTTCAACACCGGAGTTATGGTGATGGATTTGGTGCGGTGGAGGGAAGGGAACTACAGGAAGAGGATCGAGAACTGGATGGAGTTGCAGAGGAAAAAGAGGATTTACGAGCTTGGATCGTTGCCGCCGTTTCTACTTGTATTTGCGGGGAATGTTGAAGCCATTGATCATCGTTGGAACCAGCACGGGCTTGGTGGTGACAATGTCAATGGAGTTTGTAGGTCTCTGCATCCTGGTCCGGTGAGTTTGTTGCATTGGAGTGGGAAAGGGAAACCATGGGTGAGGCTTGATGAGAAGAAACCGTGTCCGTTGGATCGTCTTTGGGAGCCGTACGATCTGTTCAAGCCGCAGCTTGTTAATGGCGGTggcagaggtggaataacaagaGAACAGCCTTGgagcttctcttcttctatattGGTTGGTTATTCTCATGATTTGTTATGa